From a region of the Agrobacterium tumefaciens genome:
- the recG gene encoding ATP-dependent DNA helicase RecG translates to MRPAILDPLFASVSTLAGVGPKLADLLAKLLGRENAEDTRVIDLLFHAPSNVIDRRNRPGIALAQPGAIVTIQGRVDRHQPAPPGNRSAPYRVFLHDDTGELALTFFRAKGDWLSKALPVDEEVLVSGKVDWFNGRASMVHPDFMVKLSEAENLPLVEAVYPMTAGLSSKVLKRAVDGGLSKLPAFPEWIDETLIAKQGFAGVAESFRELHDPRDGTDIDPRAPARRRLAYDEFLAGQLSLALVRQRLRKVAGQPIRAKGDVVAKILSQLPFSLTPSQNVAVKEILTDMAGEDRMLRLLQGDVGAGKTLVALMAMATAVEAGGQAVLMAPTEILARQHFATISKYAAAAGLTCEVLTGRTKGKERREIEERVASGESQIIIGTHALFQDSVAYKNLVLAVVDEQHRFGVHQRLRLTAKGITPHMLVMTATPIPRTLVLAAFGDMDVSKLTEKPAGRKPIQTVTIPTERIGDIVDRLRKALSDGKKAYWICPLVEESEESDLMSAEERHAVLSKALGADIGLIHGRMSGPDKDAAMLAFKSGETRLLVATTVVEVGVDVPDATIMVIEHAERFGLAQLHQLRGRVGRGDEASTCILLYKGPLSENGRARLSILRDSEDGFLIAEEDLKLRGEGELLGTRQSGTPGFRIASLEAHADLLEIARKDAAYVIERDPELTGKRGESLRTLLYLHRRDEAIRFLHAG, encoded by the coding sequence ATGCGTCCGGCCATACTCGATCCCCTTTTCGCCAGCGTCTCCACCCTTGCCGGTGTGGGGCCGAAGCTTGCCGATCTTCTGGCCAAACTTCTTGGCCGCGAGAACGCGGAAGACACACGCGTCATCGACCTGTTGTTTCACGCTCCGTCAAACGTCATCGACCGGCGTAACCGTCCGGGCATTGCGCTGGCACAGCCGGGCGCCATTGTCACCATCCAGGGACGCGTTGATCGCCACCAGCCGGCACCGCCCGGTAACCGATCGGCTCCCTACCGCGTATTCCTGCATGACGACACCGGCGAGCTGGCGCTGACCTTTTTCCGTGCCAAGGGCGACTGGCTGTCGAAAGCCCTGCCTGTCGATGAAGAGGTGCTCGTCAGCGGCAAGGTCGACTGGTTCAACGGCCGCGCCTCGATGGTGCACCCCGATTTCATGGTGAAACTGTCCGAGGCGGAAAACCTGCCACTGGTCGAAGCCGTCTACCCGATGACCGCAGGGCTCTCATCAAAGGTTCTGAAACGCGCTGTCGATGGTGGCCTCTCCAAACTGCCCGCCTTCCCCGAATGGATCGACGAGACGCTGATCGCCAAACAGGGTTTTGCCGGTGTTGCGGAAAGCTTCCGCGAACTGCACGATCCACGCGACGGCACTGATATCGATCCGCGTGCGCCCGCCAGACGACGGCTGGCCTATGACGAGTTTCTGGCCGGACAGCTTTCACTGGCGTTGGTAAGACAACGGTTGCGCAAGGTGGCAGGGCAACCGATCCGCGCCAAGGGCGATGTTGTCGCAAAAATTCTCTCGCAACTTCCTTTCTCGCTGACACCGAGCCAGAATGTCGCCGTCAAGGAAATCCTGACCGACATGGCAGGCGAAGACCGCATGCTGCGGCTGCTGCAGGGTGATGTCGGCGCGGGTAAGACGCTTGTTGCCCTGATGGCCATGGCAACGGCGGTCGAGGCAGGTGGACAGGCCGTGTTGATGGCGCCGACCGAAATCCTGGCACGCCAGCATTTTGCAACAATCTCGAAATATGCGGCCGCAGCCGGCCTCACCTGCGAGGTTCTGACCGGGCGCACCAAAGGCAAGGAGCGCCGCGAAATCGAGGAGCGCGTTGCCTCCGGTGAATCACAGATCATCATTGGCACGCACGCGCTGTTCCAGGATAGCGTCGCCTATAAAAATCTGGTTCTAGCAGTGGTGGACGAACAGCATCGCTTCGGTGTGCACCAGCGCCTGCGTCTCACCGCCAAAGGCATTACCCCGCATATGCTGGTGATGACCGCGACCCCCATTCCGCGAACGCTGGTTCTGGCCGCCTTCGGCGACATGGATGTTTCCAAGCTCACCGAAAAACCGGCCGGTCGCAAACCGATCCAGACCGTGACCATTCCAACCGAACGCATCGGCGATATCGTTGATCGTCTGAGAAAGGCACTTTCCGACGGCAAGAAGGCCTACTGGATTTGCCCACTGGTGGAAGAATCCGAGGAATCCGACCTGATGTCGGCGGAAGAGCGTCACGCGGTTCTGAGCAAGGCACTGGGCGCTGATATCGGCCTCATCCATGGGCGCATGAGCGGTCCGGACAAGGATGCCGCCATGCTGGCCTTCAAGAGCGGCGAGACGCGTCTGCTGGTGGCAACCACCGTGGTGGAAGTGGGCGTCGATGTGCCAGATGCGACAATCATGGTCATCGAACACGCCGAGCGTTTCGGCCTTGCCCAGCTTCACCAGTTGCGCGGCCGTGTCGGGCGTGGCGACGAGGCCTCCACCTGTATTCTGCTCTACAAGGGGCCGCTCAGCGAAAACGGTCGGGCGCGTCTGTCGATCCTGCGCGATAGCGAGGACGGCTTCCTGATCGCCGAAGAGGATCTGAAGCTGCGCGGCGAAGGGGAGCTTCTCGGCACCCGACAATCCGGCACGCCCGGCTTCCGCATTGCCAGCCTTGAGGCGCATGCCGATCTCCTGGAAATTGCCCGCAAGGACGCCGCCTATGTGATAGAGCGCGACCCCGAATTGACCGGCAAACGCGGTGAAAGCCTGCGTACCCTGCTCTACCTGCACCGTCGCGATGAAGCGATCCGCTTCCTGCACGCCGGATAA
- a CDS encoding DUF502 domain-containing protein produces the protein MTENPLKVSFAARLRNSFLTGVLILAPVTLTMWLVWSFLQWADSWVKPYIPARYDPEQYFDVAIPGFGLLIAVIAITMIGFLGNNLIGKWIVGLGESVLNRMPLVRPIYKSIKQIFESVLREHSNSFKKVGLIEFPSSGTWALVFVASEAKGELAHRFNELGEEMVAVFLPPTPVPTAGFLLFVPKKKIVMLDMTPEDAAKLLISGGLVAPDFTPPKTIAPV, from the coding sequence ATGACCGAAAATCCACTTAAAGTTTCCTTCGCGGCCCGCCTGCGCAACAGCTTCCTCACGGGTGTGCTGATCCTCGCGCCTGTCACATTGACCATGTGGTTGGTGTGGAGTTTCCTGCAATGGGCCGATAGCTGGGTCAAACCCTATATTCCGGCGCGTTATGATCCGGAGCAGTATTTCGATGTTGCGATCCCCGGTTTCGGGCTGCTGATCGCGGTGATTGCCATCACAATGATCGGCTTTCTGGGCAACAACCTGATCGGAAAGTGGATTGTCGGTCTCGGTGAGTCCGTTCTCAACCGAATGCCGCTGGTGCGGCCGATCTACAAGAGCATCAAGCAGATCTTCGAATCGGTGCTGCGCGAGCACTCGAATTCCTTCAAGAAAGTCGGTTTGATCGAGTTTCCGTCATCCGGGACATGGGCGCTGGTGTTCGTGGCGTCTGAGGCCAAGGGAGAGCTCGCTCACCGTTTCAACGAACTCGGTGAAGAAATGGTCGCGGTCTTCCTGCCGCCGACCCCGGTTCCGACGGCGGGCTTTTTGCTGTTCGTACCGAAAAAGAAGATCGTCATGCTCGACATGACGCCGGAAGACGCGGCAAAGCTGTTGATCTCCGGCGGTCTCGTCGCCCCCGACTTCACCCCGCCCAAGACTATCGCGCCGGTGTGA
- a CDS encoding N-acetyltransferase — translation MIVRPERSGDEADISRVTEAAFRNMAFSDQTEHLIVGRLRQAGALVVSLVAEHGDEIIGHVGFSPVTLSSGEAGWFALGPLSVLPENQGQGVGAALVRSGLSALDGMGASGCVLAGNPAYYGRFGFANVAGLKSDGIPDEYLMALTLHGGTPSGIVGFHQGFYGDAV, via the coding sequence ATGATCGTTCGCCCGGAACGCTCTGGAGACGAAGCTGATATTTCTCGCGTTACGGAAGCTGCTTTCCGTAACATGGCCTTTAGCGATCAGACGGAACATCTGATCGTTGGGCGGCTAAGGCAGGCGGGAGCGCTGGTGGTTTCACTGGTGGCTGAACATGGCGACGAGATTATCGGCCATGTCGGATTTTCGCCGGTCACCCTGTCGAGCGGTGAGGCGGGCTGGTTTGCTCTTGGCCCACTATCCGTCCTCCCCGAAAATCAGGGGCAGGGCGTCGGTGCGGCGCTTGTTCGTTCTGGCCTGTCGGCGTTGGATGGGATGGGGGCGTCGGGCTGTGTACTTGCGGGAAATCCGGCCTATTACGGACGCTTCGGTTTCGCCAATGTGGCCGGTCTCAAGAGTGACGGCATTCCCGACGAATATTTGATGGCGCTGACCTTGCACGGTGGAACTCCATCCGGCATTGTCGGTTTTCACCAGGGCTTCTACGGCGATGCCGTATAA